From one Budorcas taxicolor isolate Tak-1 chromosome 21, Takin1.1, whole genome shotgun sequence genomic stretch:
- the LOC128067001 gene encoding liprin-alpha-1-like has product MGRRRARLWALFQCCIPKAKAKTRKNLASAQVLEAERPEVDLVSGCAGAAWRTGGGPTRRETLSGGVTGARGWSYRELATSTEELNICREQLLAREEEIALLKAERNNIMLLLEHLECLVSQYIPSLQTTAGKWQAQSPEGMTSELEVLQALKSLFEHHKALDKKVPPRIRVTLERCSLLEELGATHNKLMILKEKNNPKKILMDRVLDVNHKQENMPSANGKRTRDEDLAQVIELQEIIEKKSREQREMKDRLAALSAHVTELEKDLDTARKDLLKSKEVHVKLQQDVREAMAQKEDMEKRITTLEKRYLAAQRKAISVHNLDDKLENEIANKDSMHRQKEDKDRQLQLCLELAEQKLQQMLTEVVAELAQRGAALSKAGERHSSMEERGVWAGDAAGRAGAAFLRRSCLCCPVQPLKDQDRERGQQASVLANVGQVFKSDKGVSDGMGDQVTLFSTPALLSPSGQADAKTPAGRIQKQLDRINEESWLIQKDKENTDQRAEGIESGVGSGSFSNLRRFKSSDSLNLDFASSHAGSFPPSRGRSMPERRQPSPEREEDKLGFMTLPSDLRKHCRKLPAIQEEVEDDTIKCETSTSASRRSFRLDRLTGSLHTASDEDIRDARNATGSQDGLGSNPSNSNSSQDSLQKAPKKKGIKSSIGRWFGKKEKGRPGHTSKEALGPGEQTVMVTR; this is encoded by the exons ATGGGTCGCAGGAGGGCCCGCCTGTGGGCGCTTTTCCAGTGCTGCATCCCCAAGGCAAAGGCCAAGACAAGGAAGAACTTGGCCTCGGCCCAAGTCCTGGAAGCAGAGCGGCCTGAG GTTGACCTTGTAAGTGGTTGTGCAGGGGCTGCGTGGAGGACGGGCGGGGGCCCCACAAGAAGGGAAACACTGTCTGGAGGAGTCACTGGGGCACGTGGATGGAGCTATAGA GAGTTGGCAACATCTACGGAAGAACTCAATATATGCCGGGAACAGCTTCttgcaagagaagaagaaatagctctgctgaaagcagagaggaataaCATCATG ctgctgctggagcaCCTGGAGTGCCTGGTTTCCCAGTATATACCGTCCCTCCAGACGACGGCGGGCAAGTGGCAGGCGCAGTCCCCAGAGGGCATGACCAGCGAGCTGGAGGTGCTCCAGGCGCTGAAGTCACTCTTTGAGCACCACAAGGCCCTGGACAAGAAGGTACCA CCGCGTATTAGGGTGA CACTTGAAAGGTGTAGTTTGTTGGAAGAATTAGGTGCCACACATAACAA GCTGAtgattcttaaagagaagaataACCCAAAAAAGATACTAATGGACAGAGTGCTTGATGTAAATCACAAGCAAGAAAACATGCCAAGCGCCAATGGAAAG AGAACCCGCGACGAAGACCTGGCTCAGGTGATCGAGCTCCAGGAAATCATCGAGAAGAAGTCAcgggagcagagagagatgaaggaccgcctggcagccctctctgcccacgtaacagagctggagaaggaccTGGACACGGCCAGGAAGGACCTCCTCAAGTCTAAGGAAGTACACGTGAAATTACAGCAGGACGTCCGTGAA GCTATGGCCCAAAAGgaggacatggagaagagaatcacTACACTTGAGAAACGCTACCTCGCTGCACAGCGCAAAGCCATCTCTGTGCACAACCTCGAtgataaacttgaaaatgaaatcgCAAATAAGGATTCTATGCATCGACAG AAGGAGGATAAAGACCGACAGCTGCAGCTGTGCCTGGAGCTGGCAGAGCAGAAGCTGCAGCAGATGCTGACAGAAGTGGTGGCTGAGCTGGCTCAGCGGGGAGCTGCACTCTCCAAG GCGGGAGAGAGACACAGCAGCATGGAGGAGAGGGGCGTGTGGGCCGGAGACGCGGCTGGGCGGGCCGGCGCTGCCTTTCTCCGCCGCTCCTGTCTCTGCTGTCCA GTGCAGCCCCTGAAAGATCAGGACCGGGAGCGCGGGCAGCAAGCCAGCGTGCTGGCCAACGTGGGCCAGGTGTTCAAGAGTGACAAGGGCGTGTCAGACGGCATGGGCGACCAGGTCACCCTCTTCAGCACGCCCGCTCTGCTGTCGCCCAGCGGCCAGGCCGATGCCAAGACTCCAGCCGGGAGGATTCAGAAGCAGCTGGACAGGATCAACGAAGAAAGCTG GTTGATCCAAAAAGACAAGGAGAACACGGATCAGCGGGCGGAGGGGATTGAGAGCGGGGTGGGCAGTGGGAGCTTCAGCAACCTTCGGCGCTTTAAATCCTCCGACTCCCTCAACCTGGATTTCGCCTCCTCGCATGCCGGCTCCTTCCcgcccagcagagggcgctccaTGCCCgaaaggaggcagcccagccctgaGCGAGAAGAAGACAAGCTGGGCTTCATGACTCTG CCTAGTGATTTAAGGAAGCATTGTCGAAAG CTGCCAGCCATACAGGAAGAGGTAGAAGATGACACCATCAAATGTGAAACCTCGACCTCCGCCTCGAGGCGGTCCTTTCGGCTGGACCGGCTCACGGGCTCACTGCACACAGCCAGCGATGAGGATATCAGGGACGCCCGCAA CGCGACAGGCTCTCAGGACGGTCTCGGGAGCAAccccagcaacagcaacagcagccaggACTCGCTGCAGAAAGCCCCAAAGAAGAAGGGCATCAAGTCCTCCATCGGTCGTTGGTTTGGCAAGAAGGAAAAGGGCCGGCCTGGACACACCAGCAAGGAGGCGTTAGGACCAG GGGAGCAGACAGTGATGGTCACGCGGTGA